The DNA region CTGACACCTGGGAGGGTTGGGGGCGGTGAGAAAGCACATCAGGAAAGAGGGACTCGGAGGAACCTTCTCTAGACACAGCTGTCTTTACAGTTTCTGAGCGTTATGTGGTGGGAATTCCCTTGAACAATCTCCTTTCATTCAGAGTGACATAACTCTTGCTGGGCCGGGGGGAGGGGCTGTCACAGGGATGCCCGGCGCTGGGGGGACGGCAGGGGCGTCGCAGGGCACGGAGCCCTCATCGACACTGCGGACCAGGTGAGGCCAGGGGCTGACTTAGACTTAGGCTGGGTTACCACCCCCCTTCCCGGCTTAGCCCGAGGTGGGACTCGTGAATGTTTTGGATGATTTTATGATGCAGGCAATTGCAGGCTTGGCTTCTCACAAGTGCAATCTTGTTCCCAAAGATATTTGCAGGTTAAGAATGCAGGACTACCAGTTTTCAGTGATAGCTTTCAAATCCtgtagttgaaaaaaaaaaggattgtttCCCAAACAGAATCTCTCTGTGCTGCGTGGAGGTCACGCAGCCCCCCAGAGGGGCCTCCCagggcgcggggcggggggggggcgggcgggaggggagggaagcCCCGCTTAGAGGAGCCAGTGAGAGGACGGCTGCGTTCAACTCTCCAGGTTATGACTGCTTCCCGCAGCCCGACCCTGCCGCCCCAAGGCAGGCGCAGTGCCAAGCGGGCAGGATGGGCTGAGCCTGGGCGGAGGACGGCAGCGGGGCCCGGCGCGGAGCACGAGAACACAGGGGTCCTCAGAGGGACGCGGGTACTCGGATGAGCTGCCCTGGAGTCGAGTGACTCCTTGGTGCTGAAATCCTCTGAGTCACCACAGTGGTGGCATGAAGCGAGGCCGGGACTCTCGAGCGAGGTGCAGCAGGAGGCGACTAGGGCGGATCTTGAagaggggcaggaggcagggcgTGCACTGAGCTACCCGGGGAGGCTCTGGCTTCTCCCTCAGGGGCTGGCATCCTCTTCAGTTCCACCACAGTGACGGAGAAttgttttaaaggtttttttagttttaaataaagTCAAGTAATAAAACAGGGTTACCCACGTGGAAGTCAATTTGTACCCAACCTACAACAAGACGTTTAGGGACAGACGCATAACATTAGTTCTTTGCATCATGAGTTCAAATCACGGTCAGTTAGGGCCCTCGCGTTGGCAAAGAGGTTCAAAGACGGTGCGGCGCAGGGACGGGTTCTGTCCTCACGCGTTGGCCCAGTCGGCCTTCCCGGAGGGTATGAGGCCACGTGTGCTGCCAATCTCAAAATGATGCAGGCCTGTAAGCCAGCATTCCTACTTCTACAAAGTTACCCCAAGTAAGTAAGCGATGATGTATGTATGTGAGGAGGTTTATCTACAAGGACAGTTCATTTCGGGAACTATTTGTGACGGCAAAAATGTGGGAACATCCAAATACGAACGGCAGGGAAAGAGCCTCATAAGCCCTTTCTCAAGCTGCCACCTGACGCCCAGGGGCACCTGctggagggtggggggcagggggaaggcagGGCTGTCTTCAGGGCTTCCTGGCCGGTGGGCACAGTGCGACGTGACCCCAGACGAGGGGCTGCACAAGGGGAGTCCCAGGTGTGGGGGGAATGCACTGAAGGGCAGGGCGGGGGATGGGGACCAAGAGTGGGGTCCACGTGGAGACACAGGGGAGCCAGACAGAGAGGGAGCTCCGCATCCGCCGGCACGGGAGGCATCCGGCTGACTCCAGAGGGAAGCTGAGAGCTGCACCCAGGCCTCACCCCTCAGATCCAGGGAAGAGCACTGCCCGCCTCTGCCCACCCACAGGTGGGTTCGCCTCCTGGTGTCTCGTGGTACTGTCCATCCCTGGTGTTTACCCAGGGCCGCTCTGGGCCGCGGGCTGTGCCCTCAGACGCCTCAAACAGTAACACAGATCGTATGAAAACAGGTTCCGTGTCTCTGAATCTCCCTCAGGGCCCAGCAGAAAGGCGTTTCAATGCTAAATGCCAGAATCACTGTGCTCTGGATGCCATCTTGATTATTTACTGCTCCAAAGGAAATTCAGTagtttcagtgattttttttctttaacatctttattggagtataactgctttacaatggtgtgttagtttctgctttataacaaagtgaatcagctatacatatacatatatccctgtgggatagggagggtgggagggagatgcaagagtttcagtgatttttaaacgTGTGCCCAGCATCTTTCTGACGTGAAGAAAATAACTCATGACCatacagtctctctctctctgttcattTCATTCATACAAACATTTTATGACAGTTGCGTGTCAACGGACAGTCTAGGTGATAACCTGTCTCTGCAGTGTTCACTCGTCTGGCCAAACCCAACCACAGCTAATGAGGAACTCCTTGTCTTCGTCTATCTTACTGGCATCTTACGCCAAAGGTGAATGATGTACGTTAGTCAGCCGTGACCCCGCTCACCAAACACGCAATTCACCGTCACCTTCTGAGCCAAGCAGGAAAAATACACAACACGGATGAGCCTCCTTTTGTACTCACTTGAGACAACAAGACATTTAGGAATTCACACCTCACTGAATTCGTTTGGATCTTTGAATACTTGGGCTTCAAATTCTTTCTGGCTCTGTAAAATGAAAGTGCTCAAATTAGTACAGacttccaaaaaaataaacaaaaaatgttcATTAGGCCTCCTAACGTCCGACGAGACAGGCAGTGACCGAGGAGGAGTGGGGTCgggggcctgggaggggctgcGTGTTCACCCGCAGGCGCGGACTCTGTCCCAGCCCAGCGCTGCTTCTGGGCCCACAGGGTGGGCGAGACCCCATGGCCTGGCTCCCAGGAGCCCCCGCCACGAGCTTAGGCTCTCGGCCAGAAGCCGGGAGCTCAGCTCGCTGCAGTGGGTGCGAGCGCATCAGGGGTCCAGGGGGCTCAGCGCGGCGAGGGAGATGTCTCCCGTAGCAGGAGGCTCTGGACGGAGAGCTGGGGGTGGCGGAGGGACGAGCTCGAGCAAGACACGAACCCAACGGCCTACCGCCTGGGCTTTCTCAACAAGGCGGGGGTGACCTTGGCAAGAGCGCTTTCAAGAGGGGCCAGGAAGAAGCGTTGGTCGTGTAGCTCATAAATATGGACAATTCTTCCAAGATGCTTGGCTGTGACAAAACAAGCCTTGGACAGGAAATAGAAGCAGCTGTGGAATTAGGGGaagttctctccttttcttccctccctccctcccttcccttttgtTTGTCAGATGTGACAGGTTTAGGTCTGTTTAAATTCTGATGGGAAGGTTTTAGTAGTGAGGAAGGAGGTTGAAGATGTAGGGTAAAGATGAAGGTAAATGATGGAGTTTCTGAGGAGATGGAAGGGCATAGATCCAGGACTCTCCATCAGGCACTTCTGAgatctatccacccatccatccatccgtccatccgtccacccatctgtccatccatctgtccatccgtccacccgtccatccatccacccacccatccaaccACCCGTCCACCCATCTACCCATGCACCCACCCACACATCCATCCacccacacatccatccatccacccgtccatccatccacccacccacccgcccacccacccatccacccacccgtcCACCCGTCCACCCATCTACCCATGCACCGACCCACacatccatctacccacccatccatccatccacccgtccatccatccatccatccatccatccactcaacaTTTACTAGGGACCCACCATGTGCTACACACTGCATGTGAGGAAATATGGTGAAAAACCGCCAAGTTCCTGCCTTAGGGACCTTACATCTACATGTCGAGACAGACAATAAGTGAGTAAATATATTCTGTGTGATGATAAGGACTATGAAGAAAAGGAAGCAGGGTCAGGGATGGAGGGGAGGAGAAGTCAAGATGATCAACAGCATCTGAGCAGAGACTGAACGAGGCGACGTCTGGGGGAAACGTTCTGGACAGAGGTCACGGTGAGCACAAGGGCACCAGGGAGGCAGGGCAGGTGGCCGGGGCGGCTCCAGGGGAAGAGAGGACGGGACACAGCAGGAGACGTGgctggaaagagagaaaggggcctTGTGCAGCTTCAGAGCCCACTGGGGAGGGGCTCGAGCAAAAGAGGGGCATGAGAgcctttgtgtttttaaatatgcTGGATATTGTGGAGGACGGTCAGTAGGGGGACAGCAGTGGAAGCATGACCTGGGCTGGGTGACCGAAGACAGCGGCTTGATGGAGGCTGGTGGCCAACAGACGTGGGAGAAGAGATTATATTCAAGGGTTTATTTTGAAAGAGTAGCGAGAAGTGTTACAACAGAGAGGTTAGGGATGACTCCTAGGGTTTTGACTGAACACTTGAGTGCATGGGGGTGTCATTTATTGAGCTAGGGaggactgggggaggggcaagttTGGGGGGAAAATCAAGAGCTTATTGAGATCATCTACTCCGTATGTTAAGAAGGCGGCTGGAGATACAGACTAGAGATTGGGGTGGGTGGGTATAGGGTAATATTTATATATCACATCACTCCATCTGcctaaaatcttccaacaaatccTCATGATCTTCAAGACAAAATCCAGCTCCGAGCTCCATGGACttggccctctgtgtcttccagCCTCATCATCAGTCTCATGACCCCAGAGGCTCTTCTAATACAGGTTCTTTCGtattccccccttccctctctcatgCATGTCATTCTCTCTGCTTGGGCCCTCCTCCCCCTTGTGCATCTGGCTGACCGCTGTGTCCGCAAAGACCCGGGGACACTTCCTTGTCCCTCCAGCCATCCCCCCATCTCCCTGCAGACGGTTTACATGCTCCTTTTTGACTACACATACCCCCCTGAGCTCCAGCACCAGGGCCCCGGTGAACTCGGACAAGTTGCCTAAaccctctgggcctcggtttcctcatttgtaaaatgatgacAATAATACTGCCTACTTCATAAGGTTGTCAGGGGATGGTGTGAAACCACACGGGCACAGCGCTTTTGGCACGCTGGCAGAGATGGGGCACTGCTCCAGGCACTGACTAGTGTTATAATAACGCTTATCACACTGTTGTGTGATTAGTTTCCCGTTGGCTTTTCCCTGCTCTTGAGTGCAGCCCTGGAGCTTTTCATCCGGGTTTCTGGCCCACATTACGCTTCAATAATCGTTTCTTACAGGAAAAAACAAGTCAGTGAATGAGAAAGTCGCACCGGGCTACACTAGTACAATGACATGAACCAGCCCCTTTTCCTCGGCGGACTTTCTCTTTTTAGAAGCTGTTCTCTGTGGGCGAACGTGAGTCATCTGACCACTTGCCAAACCAAGAAGTCCTGGGCTGTGGCTCCTACATGACATTTTGGTCACTGGTCTGTGAACGTAGTGCCGTTACCTTTGGGTCAGGAAGACACGGTCCAAACGCTTCCAGCAGAAGAGTCTCCTCCCTCACAGCTTGTTCATAGTCTGCGAAGGACAGCTTCCCGTCGTGGTCGTGGTCCTGGGGGCGACCGGTCACACCGCAGTTAACATGGAAAACACATCACAAACACACACTGTCTTCTCATGGCCCAGTGTTCACAAAGAAGACGTCAGAAAAGTATGAGGCTAAGTACTGAAATGGAAAGAAACTGTCATATTATGATAAAAGAGCACAGTCCGAGTGCTGTCTTTCACCAGGCAGGAAACTGAGAGTTACTCTAATTTGGATTCTTATTTCTACCCCATATCTGCGGATTTCACGAGGAAACTCTAAATTACCCATCGTACCATTTTCCTCAGGGTTATTTCCACCAAGTCTTTGATGCCTTCGTCGGGGTCCTCCTCGGACGGCTGCTTCAGGAGGCTATTCTTCAGCATGTGGAACATCTCTTCCTTCGAGATGGAGCCATCGCCATTCAAGTCAAACACGGCAAAGCAATCTTCAAGAAAGAACCAGTATGAATGTGCTGCGGCCAGGAAGGCAGCCTTGGCTCTGATGGTGTTCAAGGCCCAGAGCTCCAGGGGTGCTTTCATCAGGCCTCGGGCCTCAGTGCAATCAATTCCCCTAATAAATGCCTGATGTCCACTTCCTGAATATACTCAACAACCCTTAGAAAGTTTCCTACACTTAGCTGCAAAGAGCAGACCAAGGAACAACAACTTAACGTTCTCACAGTGAAAACCTTGGAAAACGGACTGAAATGCGCCTCCTCAACAGAGTTCACTGTGATGAATTAGGAATTAACTAAGAATCAGAAACTTGAATCGATGTTTTACGATGACAATTCGAGTAACAAAATATGTAAAACGCTTAATACCTTCATACCTAAACGCATGCGTACATGGTCAGCATGTGCGCTACACGCCTGTGCGGTCTTGCTTGGCATGGATTCCGCCTCAGAATTTCTTGATTtgcctttttattcatttttttcaacccTTATTATTGACCTGTATTTGCTCCATAAGAGAGGCTGATGGGAATTCACACCAAGCAAACAACAGACAAACCCACCCCACTGGCTGGGCTGGAGGACATTGATTTACATTCTTTAGATGTACTTATCATAAAGTACAAACCAATAGGATAAGATGAAGTCttacatttcattttttcttccagaGTTCCTCGAAGAAATACTGATAATCCATAAACCCACTCTGATACAGTTATGCAACCATCATTGTCTTTGTCAAACCCTcggaatactaaaaaaaaagagagagaagtaaaaTATGACACTTGTGCTGCGTTTCTATTCTCAGTGATGGACCCGCACGGGCACTACTCACTTCTGAAATTTAGGCAAAACCTCACGACCATATGGTCCCATGTTCTCATTTGTTAAAGGAGGAAACTAAGGTGTCATAACATTGGAAAACTCTTTTACTTAAGCTTTCACATTTTCCCTTCATACTTTGTGAGAACAAGTAAATTCGGAATATCTAAATACATGAATCAACaatgaacatatacacatattgGTACATTAAATTTGTTGAtatattaacataaaacatataattttatattttgttaccCAAGAAAAGTACTGCTATTACATGATAGATAAgattatatcttaatttttattggaatactcTCGATGATGTAAGGAAATTTAAATGTccttttaaaactattatttattGTTCTATTTACTAAGTAGAAATATAAATAGTTTTGGTTTTCTAATGTAAAGAAAGGAAACCTAGTTATTCAAGTTGACTCTGTCCTCTTCCCAAATACACAAAAAGAGTGGTCGCTATCTTCTTCCCTACCATGCTTCCctatgaatataaaaattaaatttttatgttcAAATGGATTTGGGAACACAGAACATGAAGCTTCCCACCCAGAGTTTGTCCAAACTCCAAACTGTTTTTCCCAGTCATGGCTGGATTTGGCCCGTCTGGACACTGACGTCCGCTCACCTCTGTCCATGATCATGTCGTCCGTCATCCCAAATGTCATGTGCAGGATGTTCCGAAAGGCGTTCCGATCCAGCCCGACGACCACACCCTGCCGCTCTGTCACATCACCCACCAAGTTACAGAAAAGATTGATAAGGCATTTCACTTCAAGTTTATTaactgtgaaagaatgaaattgagaTATAACAAAAACGCCTTTTAATCTTTAATGCCCAACTTAAACTTTGCACAAATGAGTTTTGTAGATGAACGACACTGGAATCATCAATGGGCAGCTGTCAACAGGAGACGATCCTGTTTTGAGATTCATGACCCTCAAGTTAACAGAGGATGGTCACTACCCGGAAGTTCCCACTAAAGGAAGGGCAGCAGCCCTCCCTCCAAACAGATGTAAGTGCAGTCACATTTAGAAAAAGGACGATAATATTAGCCAGGTCACCTGAATGCGGATTGTGGGGTCTGATTCTAAGTAACCATGGTGATGTTAAAAATGGTAACTTTCCCCTAGCATTTTGATTATAGGCGTTCGTGAGACTTACAGTTTAACTTTTCCCTGGAAGCAGATACCAGCCTCCCCCAAACCAGGCAACAACTTTCATCTCACATTAGCCTACGTGAAGCTGTGAGCCAGATTTTGGAAATCAGAGTCACCTATTTTCCAATAAAGAAGGATTTAAGCATATTCTAGCACCCAGTAAGGTTCT from Eschrichtius robustus isolate mEscRob2 chromosome 17, mEscRob2.pri, whole genome shotgun sequence includes:
- the CLXN gene encoding calaxin encodes the protein MNRKKLQKLTDSLTKNCKHFNKLEVKCLINLFCNLVGDVTERQGVVVGLDRNAFRNILHMTFGMTDDMIMDRVFRGFDKDNDGCITVSEWVYGLSVFLRGTLEEKMKYCFAVFDLNGDGSISKEEMFHMLKNSLLKQPSEEDPDEGIKDLVEITLRKMDHDHDGKLSFADYEQAVREETLLLEAFGPCLPDPKSQKEFEAQVFKDPNEFSEV